The DNA sequence TAGCAGCATTGATATCGATATTATCATATCCCACGGCATAATTGGCAATAACTTTCAGCCCTTTTGCCTCATGTATCAAATGTGCATCTATCTTATCTGAAAGCATTGTAAGTATTGCATCCCTGCCTTTTACCTGTTTTAGAAGCTCATAATAGGTTAACGGCCTGTCATAGGGATTCATTTCTACTGTTTGGCAAAACTTCTTTAATAAGGTAATACCCTCTTCAGGAATTTGTCGGGTAATGAAAGCATTCAACGACATCGTTTTTCCCCTTTTGCCTGTTTTTTCTATAGATACCTTAAAGAGAAACACTCCTGGTTGTTGTTCTCTTACTCTGTAGTTATATAGATCATAATGTAGGGCGAGGCTTTAGCCTTGCCAGGCAACCCTGAAGGGTTTGCCCTACGGAATTGAAATTCCTCAACGTTAAACGAGGATATACCATAAATTCTGATAAAGTTATCTATGTGGATTATATTTAGCTTGAACTATCTCAATTATTTTTTATCCAGTTTTCTCGTCGCATGCATAGCATTTGGCATGAATTATTTACAATACTCTTTATATAAAATCATATAGTTTAGAATTAATTTCGTTGCCTCAGGGCGTAAATCCTGTTTAAGATTCTTATTCCTTAAGACCCTTTCTGTAAGTTTCCACACTTCGCACCAATCTTTATCAAGCATCGTTTGTGCTTTTGCAAGGGCCAAAATAATCGAAACAGTAAAACTATCCTTCTTCATCTCGTACGCCTCCTCAAGTAACGGTATGGCAATTTCCGGATGAAAATAGTTATCTATTACCATAAGATAACCAAGGCAAAATATTTCGTCTGCGCTGAGGAAATCAGTGTCCAGTTCTGTAAACGGTACATGGTATAATAATGACAGATAATACATATAAAACTCCGCATTGTTCTTTCCTTCAAACTTCCACGAGAGGGCATTAATTACCGCAGCCTTAACATCTATAGGATTCTCCGGGGACGATAGAAATTCCGCAATTTCTATACCCATCACACCTTCTAAATGCGCCCTTTGAACCATTTTGACATCCAGATAAGGTTCATAAAAACTGGTAGATGTAATTGGTGAATCTGCATGGCTGGTTGACGAAAATATACTTGAAAAGATAAACGACAATTTTAACAAGAGAACGAGCAATAATTTCTTTTTCATCATTAAAATCCTTTTCTTCTGAGATGATACCCTATATCTGGATTATCCAAAAATTTCAAACAACTATTTTAACCTTTCTGTTTTACGCAATAAAGAGATATCTGTTTTTTTGCTAGGCTGATGCAGATTGAATCTTCAACCTTTTTTATAACGGAAAGGTTCAATAAACGGTGTCTTAAGCATGCCCCAAGTTGTTTGCCATTCATCTGCATCATAGGCATTAAGCCCGTAGCGAAGGGTGTGGAAATCCTCCCGTAACCGGAAACTCCCAAAAATACGATCCCAAAAAGAAAAAACACTTGCATAGTCTGAATCAGTCTCTGGCCTCCACCGCGAATGGTGTACCCTATGCATATTTGGCATGACAATAATAGTTCGGAGATATCGATCCCATCGTTCCGAGATATTGACATTACTATGATGGAGTTGGATTATAGGTAATAAGATAATTTCATACAGGATTAATTGCCACAGGCTCATACCAATCAAAGGAACAACGGCAAACCTCAAAAGAGACGAGAATATCATTTCTCCTGTATGGAACCGCAAGGCAGTAGTTACATCCATTTCGTTGTCGCTATGATGCATGCGGTGAAAGCGCCATAAAAAAGGAATGCGATGATTGCCAAGATGCCATAGGTACATCCACCCATCCATGAGGACAATAGCCAGTATAGTGCTGAACCAGATGTTCATATCCAAAGAGCGAGTAATTCCCAGAGAAAGGGATTCTCCCCAATCAAGCACCATAGCGGTCGGTTTCAAAAATAGCAAGCCGAGCACCAACGTATTAATGAATGCAATACTCAGATTACGCCCCGCATGTTTGATTCTTCCTTTTCTGCCCTTAAAAAAGGGAATCCATATTTCAAGACTCCAGATGAGTAATAACACTCCTATAGTAGCAATTGCCTTTACACTATTCAGAATAGCTAACTCCCTCTATTGAGTTTGGATTATTTCGGATATTCCTTTCCTTCAGGAGCAGGCTGCTTCTCCCAGACATCTTCCATCCTGTTATATCCCCAGGTATACCTCTCCCTATCGTTTATCTTGTGGATAGAAATGTTGTCTTCATCAACCTCCAGTTCATATCTCGTTCCATTATGCACAAAGAAATCCAGATCATACCTGTTATCATCCATCCCTCTAAACTCAGCACAAACAAAATATTTATTATCTTTTGTTTGCGCAAGTCTGTCTTGATGTATCTTTACAAGATTTAACTCTAACCAGGTATCTGTCTTCTCATCGTAAAATTTAAAGACATCATTCTCGGAACTATCCTGAATATATTTCTCAACAACATTTGCCAAATCCTCCAGAGTTACTTCTTCGTTAATGCCTGCGACATATTCCGGATGTTGGGGTTCTCTTTCTGCCAGGCGCTCCGTTTTTTCCTCTGCCGTATATTCATTTTCTTCTCCAGATTCCTCCTCTGGTTCCTCTATAGCCGCCGGACGTTCACTCTCTTCCTCAACACTCTCTTCTTCAAATTCCCTCATACCGGTTGGATGCTCATGAGCACAGGAAACAATCCCTCCCAGGATAAACAACGAAACGATAACCGTCGCAAGGGTTTTACTTCGCATCATAGGTAAAAGCATTGTTGTACCTCCTTTTTGAAAAGTAAATGAATTTATACTGATAATTGAATTTTTTTTAAATATTCAATCCTCTCTGTAGCCTGTTTTATTCTAATGGAAATCAATCCCCGTATAGAACCAAATAATTCCTTTGATTGCTGTTCATCTACAATGCACGTATAAGCATCGATCGCCTTGTTATAGTAATCCTCCTGTTCTTTCTCATACAGTAAGGCTAATTCTTCATAAAGATTCCCGATACGGTACTGCGCATTCACAGGCGTTATCCCTTCGAACTTCTCTATTATCTCGCCAAACTTTACTATTGCTTTTTTATAATATATTTTTGCACCTTCATCATCGCCAATATCATAGAGTGCAAGACCTACGTAGTGATATGCTTCTGCCAGTGCATATGAGTGTTCCTGCGCTTCTTTTATATGCCCTTCTTTCAGTTCATCCATCATATTCTCATATCTTCTTTCCATCGCTTCGACAAGACTAATACTCAGAGGAATATGAGCATCTTCCAGTTCATTTTGGCTTTCTATTCTTATCCGTGGAAGAAGTAATTTTGTGAGGCTTTCCAGACCCAATTCTTGAACATGGTAGAGGTCACTTACGGAATAAAATACCTTCTTTTCCCTTTTATAATTAAGAATACTGTCTATCTCGTCTTGTATCATTCCGAATTCTTTCTTCAGGAATAGAGAAAGTTCATCATCGTTTGCCCGATTCAACTTCTTCTGTAATCCAAGTAATTTGGTAAGAATGGCTAGTTTATACGAAGGTTTTTCCCCATGTAATACCGTCCTCCTAAGGAAAATAAGCCAGGGTGCTCTACAAAAGGGCTTTACATATCCTTCATTCCCATAAAAAACTTCCAGTGCAATTCCCAGCTTATATCGTTCCCAACCTTCTGGTTCTTTATATTCATGTTCCTCATATACTCTGTCAATCAGATGAAAATATTCTTCCATCATCCCTTTCATATGGATAGAGTCCACCTTCCGATAAAGTTTCAATTCATGTGTGCTATATTTCAAAGCCTCTTTATAGTAATTGATAGCTTCCCCATATTGGCGGTAATGGCAATACTTATCACCGAGATATTCATAGAATCTTTTTATCATTCTTGCAGATCTGATTCCTACATCATCTTCCTTGCCTAAGCGGTATATCTTTTCAAAATGACTTATTACTGCCTTCGCATCTTGAACAGGCTTATTCGTAAGATCATCCAGTCCTTCTATATATTCATACAAAAAATCACATTTTTGGGCTAAATCCTTACTTATCCCTCCACACATCCTGGCATTTTGTATACAATCTTTTGCCCTTTGAAACATGCCAAACTCTGCGTACGCCTCTCCTAACCGGACAAGAATATCTCCAACCGCCTTATCATGTACTTCAGCAAAATGTCTATATTGTTTCATGTATTTGCTGATTGCTGTTGTATAAATAACGGGTACAATCTCGATCTTTCCAGCATCAATGCGAATCACGTGTACGGTAATTTTTCCTGTTTCAGGTTCTACCTCCACACCTGGCACCTCTCTTCCATCCGGGAACCTTATCCATGGGGTTTTTTTTATAATACTTGCCGTAAAGACCTTATCCTTACCTCTGGCTAATACCCTTGAGGATAAGACGGTATCCCACGACATCTCATCTCCTTTTTCCGTGCCGGGTCTGACAATTTTAAAATTCTTTAAAACGTCCACCTCATTCTTTCTGAAGTGATTCCAGTTATCGATCCTTCCCAATAATTTTCCATCTTGTGCCACATCAGCGGGCAATATTCTCAGGGTCATCTCACCACCTAATTCTTCAACAATA is a window from the Candidatus Jettenia sp. genome containing:
- a CDS encoding sterol desaturase family protein, producing MLLLIWSLEIWIPFFKGRKGRIKHAGRNLSIAFINTLVLGLLFLKPTAMVLDWGESLSLGITRSLDMNIWFSTILAIVLMDGWMYLWHLGNHRIPFLWRFHRMHHSDNEMDVTTALRFHTGEMIFSSLLRFAVVPLIGMSLWQLILYEIILLPIIQLHHSNVNISERWDRYLRTIIVMPNMHRVHHSRWRPETDSDYASVFSFWDRIFGSFRLREDFHTLRYGLNAYDADEWQTTWGMLKTPFIEPFRYKKG
- a CDS encoding fructose-bisphosphatase class II, which gives rise to MKIIRNGIPFIKDESFNSERIGDPCILDACIPEGNNLRTSGEGLQLVNRNELRHAVGIVAARSLRYFSTNGEGFNIFRLRNMAIWWLRHIYNSFNWWKAYVVNAEGERKDMPMLYIGEEFGAVTGWGDNEADIVLSAFENDRCLVSQEFEGGAIFAVGYSERGGLFNSPDMYGVKTIVGSKYKGAGVSVINGITRNLYLMAEHILKREGKEIIEHNIRSEIKQMEIVVLDRLRHEKLIRTIKEHGAQLSLVKDDDLTPTLAAARDEIDLIIGVGGVPEAILSAIIVEELGGEMTLRILPADVAQDGKLLGRIDNWNHFRKNEVDVLKNFKIVRPGTEKGDEMSWDTVLSSRVLARGKDKVFTASIIKKTPWIRFPDGREVPGVEVEPETGKITVHVIRIDAGKIEIVPVIYTTAISKYMKQYRHFAEVHDKAVGDILVRLGEAYAEFGMFQRAKDCIQNARMCGGISKDLAQKCDFLYEYIEGLDDLTNKPVQDAKAVISHFEKIYRLGKEDDVGIRSARMIKRFYEYLGDKYCHYRQYGEAINYYKEALKYSTHELKLYRKVDSIHMKGMMEEYFHLIDRVYEEHEYKEPEGWERYKLGIALEVFYGNEGYVKPFCRAPWLIFLRRTVLHGEKPSYKLAILTKLLGLQKKLNRANDDELSLFLKKEFGMIQDEIDSILNYKREKKVFYSVSDLYHVQELGLESLTKLLLPRIRIESQNELEDAHIPLSISLVEAMERRYENMMDELKEGHIKEAQEHSYALAEAYHYVGLALYDIGDDEGAKIYYKKAIVKFGEIIEKFEGITPVNAQYRIGNLYEELALLYEKEQEDYYNKAIDAYTCIVDEQQSKELFGSIRGLISIRIKQATERIEYLKKIQLSV